The nucleotide window CCAGGCTGATTGGCCAACCTCCATAACTTTGCCTTTGGCAATCGGATAAATCGGTGTTCCCTCCGGAGCCGTTAAATCAAGACCCCAATGACGCCAAGAAAAACCTTGTGAAATATCAAAAATGGTAAGCGGATATCTAAAGGTGACTTCGGTTGTTGTTTCTACCGGCATTTCTTCTTGAGTGGCAAGAGAATTTATTTGGATTGTTTCCACAAAAGCCAAAGCCTGCGGGGTCAAGACGCTGAGGGAAAAAACGACCATCATTAAAGAAAGGCCTAGTATTTGCTGGACATGAGATCTTTCAAAGATCTTTCTTAACCAGCGCGAGAAAAAGTGCCTTCCCTGATAAGAACGAAAAACCGTTTTAATTTTTTTGGGCATAAGTTTTGCTTTTTGGGAGCAAAAAAATTCTTCCAAACAACTTGGAAGAACAGAAAACATTGTATCAAAAAAAGGAGAGAAAGTCAAATTACTGTGCTGGACCCATAGATAGAGAACGGTTGTTCTCCTTTCTTTGCCTCTGCAATATAACATATTCTTGAGGGGTTAGGTAACCTAGACTTTGATGGAATCTTTTGGTGTTGTACTTGTTGGAAAATA belongs to Patescibacteria group bacterium and includes:
- a CDS encoding M23 family metallopeptidase, coding for MPKKIKTVFRSYQGRHFFSRWLRKIFERSHVQQILGLSLMMVVFSLSVLTPQALAFVETIQINSLATQEEMPVETTTEVTFRYPLTIFDISQGFSWRHWGLDLTAPEGTPIYPIAKGKVMEVGQSAWGYGNYLLIDHQNGQRSLYAHLSKQESKVGDLVDKETTIGLVGHTGWATGNHLHLEIYENGLPLNPLEVLPEK